The Cervus elaphus chromosome 22, mCerEla1.1, whole genome shotgun sequence genome has a window encoding:
- the LOC122679994 gene encoding LOW QUALITY PROTEIN: uncharacterized protein LOC122679994 (The sequence of the model RefSeq protein was modified relative to this genomic sequence to represent the inferred CDS: substituted 2 bases at 2 genomic stop codons) has protein sequence DSILFTHNPTWDDCQQLLQVLFTTEERERILAEARKRVPGVDGRPTAQPHLVDEGFPLLRPNWDFERVEGRERLRVYRQTLMAGLQAAARKPTNLAKVNLVRQEPTESPAAFLERLMEAFRQYTPMDPQAEESHAAVLLAFVNQAAPDIRKKLQKVEGLGEQTIQDLLKVAEKVFNNRETPEEREERIRREERELAEKIRKEEREHRARENRKNQKELAQILFAGLKAGTELREPRDPRTGEKEKPKRQALKKDQCAYCKEQGHWKNECPKRDSRRGMTQREKIPPGTRVLYAGEDSDXGSRDSAPLPESWVTIHAEGKPVGFMVDTGAQHSVLNQKLGPMSKKASLVQGATGTKRYCWTTERKVNLGTHQVSHSFLVIPECPAPLLGRDLLTKVNAQIHFDPGGMSITDGLGQPIHVLSLALRDEYRLFAPKPSETIALDVQPWVHKYPLAWAETAGMGLAKQRHPVIELKAEAVPVRVRQYPMSQEARRGITPHIRRLMEAGILRRCRSPWNTPLLPVKKLGRTDYRPVQDLREVNKRVSDIHPTVPNPYTLLSSLLPEYTWYTVLDLKDAFFSLPLAVQSQEIFAFEWTEEXGQPVVQLTWTRLPQGFKNSHTLFNEALSEDLYEYRACHPEVILLQYVDDLMLAGTTEEACSRATGDLLQTLGILGYHASAKKAQIARQEVTYLGYKIRQGQRWLTQAMKETILQIPEPKNPRQVREFLGTVGYCRLWIMGFAEKARPLYEGSKETPKWTWTEPMKQAFQTLRRALLEAPALALPNPNKPFQLFVDEKQGIGKGVLTQQWGPWKRPVAYLSKRLDPVAAGWPPCLRIIAATALLVRDADKLTYGQQLSVYTPHAVEGVLKQPPGKWISNARLTHYQALLLDAPRVRFQTPCFLNPATLLPNPEKDSPLHDCSEILAEALAARKDLTDVPLSNSELVWFTDGSSYVKDGQRKAGAAIVDDSGQTIWAETLPPNTSAQKAKLIALIQALEQAKGKRVTIFTDSRYAFSTAHIQGPIYQERGFRTAEGKEVKNLPEIRRLLEAVQLPRAVAIVHVPSHQKGEDPKARGNCAANAAAREAASRDYAAPMLADTTLQKDDQDGWYRDQNNNLILPATLGRHLCEHLHTTTHLGEKKTLTLLQTACLRFPRQNATVREIIQACEACQLMRAEKKQHSGTRYRGEKPGQHWEIDFTEVRPGKYGYRYLLVLVDTFSGWVEAFPTKGETAIVVAKKILEEIVPRYGLPVTMGSDNGPAFVSQIVQGLAQALGTKWKLHCEYNPQSSGQVERMNRTLKKTLTKLAIETGGDWVTLLPFALFRARNTPYKLNLTPFEILYGRPPPVYPIFEGKYLPPPTLGQFQQTLIALSKVHNHVWKLIQEIHEGQNKKALPSHNIGPGDWVWVKRHQSKVLEPRWKGPYVVLLTTPTAIKVDGIGPWVHCNHVRQATLIDPGATSHNPHQPAKITWKLNDGQTHELLNETSRIHPPNTWWPDLNFDLSSLFAKQDAQQFRTPYGP, from the exons gattccattttgtttactcataatcccacctgggatgattgtcagcagctgttgcaggtgctcttcaccacggaagaacgggagcgaattctggcagaggcgcggaaacgggtaccaggggtcgacgggaggccaaccgcccagcctcatcttgtggacgaggggtttcctctgttgcggcctaactgggattttgagcgggtggaaggtagggagcgtctccgagtgtaccgccagactctaatggctggcctgcaggctgcagcaagaaagccgacaaatctggcaaaggtaaatttagtaaggcaagagcccactgaaagcccggcagccttcctagagaggctgatggaagctttcaggcaatatacacctatggacccccaggctgaggagtcacacGCTGCAGTTTTgttagcgtttgtgaatcaggcagccccagatattaggaagaaattacaaaaggtagAAGGgttgggagaacagacaatacaggatttactgaaagtagctgaaaaggtatttaataatagggagaccccagaagaaagggaagagcgaattcggcgggaggaaagggaattagcagaaaagatcaggaaagaagagagggaacatagggcgagggaaaaccggaagaaccagaaggagctagcccagattctttttgcggggttaaaggccggaacagaattgagggaacctcgagacccccggacgggagaaaaagaaaaaccaaaaaggcaggccctaaagaaggatcagtgcgcctactgcaaagaacaggggcactggaaaaacgagtgccctaagagggactcaaggagaggaatgacccagagggagAAAATCCCCcccggaactcgagttctatatgcgggggaagacagtgactaggggagtcgagactcggcacccctccccgagtcctgggtaaccatacatgcggaggggaaacccgttggcttcatggtagatactggcgcccaacactctgttttaaatcaaaaactgggaccaatgtctaagaaagccagcttagtgcaaggagccacagggacaaaaagatattgttggaccacagaacggaaagtaaatctagggacccaccaggtgtcccattcgtttttggtgataccagaatgcccagcccctctacttggaagagacttgttgactaaagttaatgctcagatccattttgaccccgGGGGAATGTCaatcacggatggacttggacaaccgatacatgtcttgtccctagccttaagggatgaatacagactttttgcgcctaagccctcagagaccatagcactagatgtacaaccgtgggtccataaatatccattggcctgggcagaaacagcaggaatgggactagctaaacagagacatccggtcaTCGAGCTAAAGGCCGAGGCAGTTCCCgtgagggtgagacagtaccctatgagccaagaagctcggcgggggatcactccccacattcgacggctcatggagGCCGGAATTCTCAGGCGATGCcgatccccttggaacacccccttactgccggtGAAGAAGCTAGGGCggacagattacagacctgtccaagacctgcgagaagtcaacaaacgggtgagtgacatacacccaactgtccctaacccgtataccctcctgagcagtttactgcctgagtacacttggtacactgtgctggacttgaaggatgcctttttcagcctacccctggcagtccagagccaagagatatttgcctttgagtggactgaggagTAGGGCCAACCAGTAgtacaattaacttggacccgcctcccacaggggttcaaAAACTCCcataccttgtttaatgaggctctgagtgaggacctctacgaatatcgggcttgccacccagaggtcattctgctacaatatgtagatgaccttatgttggctggaaccacagaggaagctTGCAGCCGTGCCACTGGGGACCTATTACAGACCCTAGGCATCTTGGGGTATCACGCTAGcgcaaagaaggcacaaatagcccggcaagaggtcacctatttggggtataagatcaggcaggggcaaaggtggctaacccaggccatgaaagaaacaatattgcagataccagagcccaaaaacccccgccaggtgagagagtttctggggactgttggatattgcagactgtggattatggggtttgctgagaaggcccggcccttatatgagggaagtaaagagaccccaaagtggacttggactgagccaatgaaacaggctttccagacactcagacgggccctactagaagccccagcccttgccctgcctaacccaaataagccattccagctgtttgtagatgaaaagcaaggaataggaaagggggtcttgactcaacaatggggaccatggaagcggccggtagcatacctttcgaagcgattagacccggtggccgctgggtggcccccttgccttcgcATCATTGCAGCTACAGCCCTCCTTGTCCGTGACGCTGACAAGTTgacgtatggacagcaactctcggtttacaccccccacgctgtggaaggggttttaaagcagccgccgggtaagtggatctccaatgcccgcttgacacactaccaggccttgctgctcgatgccccacgggtgcgttttcagaccccttgcttcctaaaTCCGGCCACGCTCCTacccaacccagagaaggacagccctctccatgattgcagtgagatactggctgaggccctggcggcacgaaaagacttaactgatgtacccctaagcaacagtgagctagtatggttcaccgatgggagcagttatgtaaaagatgggcaaaggaaggcgggagcagccatagttgatgattcagggcagacgatatgggctgagacactacccccaaacacttctgcacaaaaagcaaaattgattgccctaatacaggctctggagcaagccaaagggaagagagtcaccatttttactgacagccgatatgctttcagcactgcccatattcaaggtcccatataccaagaaaggggatttcggacagctgagggaaaagaggtcaaaaatctgcctgagATTCGCAGGCTCTTGGAAGCTGTCCAACTACCCCGGGCAGTAGCGATAGTTCATGTCCCCAGTCACCAGAAGGGAGAAGACCCTAAGGCGCGGGGCAATTGTGCTGCTAATGCGGCCGCTCGAGAAGCGGCTAGCCGGGACTATGCCGCCCCCATGttagcc gataccaccctccagaaagatgaccaagatggatggtaccgagaccaaaacaacaacctgatcttgcctgccaccctgggtcgtcacctgtgtgaacacctgcacacaactacacacttgggagaaaaaaagaccctaacacttctccagacggcctgcctgaggttccctcgacaaaatgcaactgtacgagagataattcAAGCCTGcgaagcgtgccagctgatgagggcagagaagaagcagcactcgggaacgaggtaccgaggggaaaagccagggcaacattgggagatagatttcaccgaggtaaggccaggcaagtatggGTACCGCTATCTGTTGGtactggtagataccttctcggggtgggtggaagctttccccactaagggagagacagcaatagtggttgctaaaaagatcttagaggagatagtgcctaggtatgggctgccagtgactatgggctctgataatggacctgcctttgtgagccagattgtacaagggctggcccaagctctggggacgaaatggaagttacattgcgaatataatccccagagctcaggacaggttgagagaatgaatcggaccctaaaaaaaactttgacaaagttggcaatagagactggtggggactgggtgaccctccttccctttgcactctttcgggcacgtaacaccccttataagctgaatcttactccttttgagattctgtatggaagaccccctcctgtgtatcCTATTTTCGAAGGAAAATATCTGCCACCCCCtactttgggacaattccagcaaactctgatagcattaagtaaggtgcataaccatgtttggaaattgattcAAGAGATACATGAGGGCCAAAACAAGAAGGccctcccctcacataatattggcccaggtgattgggtttgggtaaaacgacaccaatctaaagtattagaacctagatggaaaggcccttatgttgttcttcTTACCACTCCTACCGCTATCaaggtcgacgggattggaccctgggttcattgcaatcacgtgcggcaagcca ctctcatcGACCCAGGAGCGACCAGTCATAACCCCCATCAACCTGCTAAGATCACATGGAAACTCAACGACGGGCAAACTCACGAGCTGCTCAATGAGACCTCAAGAATCCACCCTCCAAACACCTGGTGGCCGGACCTGAACTTCGACCTCTCAAGCCTCTTCGCAAAGCAGGACG CTCAGCAATTCAGGACCCCCTATGGGCCTTAG